In a single window of the Equus quagga isolate Etosha38 chromosome 7, UCLA_HA_Equagga_1.0, whole genome shotgun sequence genome:
- the ZNF879 gene encoding zinc finger protein 879 has protein sequence MAARWLPAQVQASVTFRDVAVLFSRDEWLRLDSAQRTLYREVMLENYSTLVSLGILFSKPKVIFQLQQGEDPWMMENGVSQGTCLGWESLFETTVSKEENQEIMNKLIDDGPCDFKLGKTYINEDKLEKQQGKKNKPFRKVLVTIQKPYMKERSFTGIELGKNLELKASLTRRPRILSRGRKPHSQQYTILFKQLGINTVRKCYKCNICGKIFLHSSSLSKHQRIHTGEKLYKCKECRKAFSQSSSLTQHLRVHTGEKPYICSECGKAFSFTTSLIGHQRMHTGERPYKCNECGKTFKGSSSLNNHQRIHTGEKPYKCNECGRAFSQCSSLIQHHRIHTGEKPYECSQCGKAFTSISRLSRHHRIHTGEKPFHCNECGKVFSYHSALIIHQRIHTGEKPYACKECGKAFSQSSALIQHQRIHTGEKPYKCNECGKAFSWISRLNIHNRIHTGEKPYNCKECGKAFSSHSAVNTHRKIHTGEKPYKCNDCEKAFNQSSALIQHQRIHTGEKPFNCKVCGKAFRQSSSLMTHMRIHTGEKPYKCKECGKAFSQSSSLTNHQRIHTGEKPYKCNECGKSFSHRSSLLAHQRIHTGEKPYKCNECEKAFSSSSTLIKHLRVHTGEKPYRCKECGKAFSQCSTLTVHQRIHTGEKLYKCGECEKAFSCRAKLHRHQRTHTGEKPYKCVDCGKGYSQCTSLAEHQRLHTGEQVCKCLECGRTFTRISTLFEHQRIHTGQKPYQCNECGKTFNQYSSFNEHRKMHTGEKLYTCGQCGKAFGCKSNLYRHQRIHTGEKPYQCNQCGKAFSQYSFLTEHERIHTGEKLYKCMECGKAYSYRSNLCRHKKVHNKEKLYKWKEYGIRDFLEEISHVRFNSSLK, from the exons ATGGCCGCAAGGTGGTTGCCGGCCCAGGTTCAG GCGTCTGTGACATTCAGGGATGTGGCTGTGCTCTTCAGCCGGGACGAGTGGCTGCGCCTGGACTCTGCGCAGAGAACCTTGTACCGGgaggtgatgctggagaactacaGCACCCTGGTCTCGCTGG GGATTCTGTTTTCCAAACCAAAGGTGATCTTCCAGTTACAGCAAGGGGAGGACCCCTGGATGATGGAAAATGGAGTTTCTCAAGGCACGTGTCTGG gttGGGAGAGCTTGTTTGAAACCACagtttccaaagaagaaaatcaggaaataatGAATAAACTTATAGATGATGGTCCTTGTGACTTCAAGTTGGGAAAAACCTACATAAATGAGGACAAGCTAGAGAAGCAACAAGGTAAAAAGAACAAACCTTTCAGGAAAGTCTTAGTTACCATCCAAAAACCCTACATGAAAGAGAGGAGCTTTACAGGTATTGAACTGGGGAAAAATCTTGAACTAAAAGCATCACTTACTAGAAGACCCAGAATCCTTTCTAGAGGAAGGAAACCCCATTCACAGCAGTATACAATTCTATTTAAACAACTGGGCATCAACACAGTGCGTAAATGTTACAAATGTAACATCTGTGGGAAAATCTTCCTCCACAGTTCTTCCCTGAGTAAACATCAGAGAATCCATACTGGAGAGAAGCTCTATAAATGCAAGGAATGTAGGAAAGCTTTCAGCCAAAGCTCATCTCTAACTCAGCACCTGAGagttcatactggagagaaaccttatatatgtagtgaatgtggaaaagccttcagttTCACTACATCTCTCATAGGACATCAGAGAATGCATACTGGAGAGAGACcctataaatgtaatgaatgtggaaaaacaTTTAAAGGTAGTTCATCTCTTAATAATCACCAGCgaattcacacaggagaaaagccCTATaagtgtaatgaatgtgggagAGCTTTTAGCCAGTGTTCATCTCTTATTCAACATCatagaattcatactggagagaaaccatatgaatgcagtcagtgtgggaaagcctttactTCAATATCACGGCTAAGTAGACACCatagaattcatactggagagaaaccctttcaTTGTAATGAGTGTGGAAAAGTGTTCAGTTACCACTCAGCCCTTATtatacatcagagaattcacactggcGAGAAACCTTATgcatgtaaagaatgtgggaaagccttcagccaAAGCTCTGCTCTTATACAAcatcaaagaattcatactggagaaaaaccctacaAATGTAATGAGTGTGGGAAAGCTTTCTCTTGGATTTCACGGCTTAATATACACAACAGAATTCATACTGGGGAGAAACCATATAATTGtaaagaatgtggaaaagccttcagttCCCACTCAGCAGTTAATACTCATCGAaaaattcatactggagaaaaaccttataaatgtaatgaCTGTGAAAAAGCCTTCAACCAAAGCTCAGCTCTGATTCAGcaccagagaattcacactggggaAAAACCATTTAATTGTAAAgtatgtgggaaagccttcagacAAAGTTCATCCCTAATGACACACATGAGAATTCATACAGGAGAAAAGccttataaatgtaaagaatgtgggaaagcttttagcCAGAGCTCATCCCTAACTAATC ACCAGAGAATTCATACGGGCGAGAAACCCTACAAATGTAATGAGTGTGGGAAAAGCTTTAGCCACCGATCATCCCTTCTTGCCcaccagagaattcatactggagagaaaccttacaaatgtaatgagTGTGAGAAAGCATTTAGCAGCAGTTCAACCCTTATCAAACATCTGAGAGtgcatactggagagaaaccctatcggtgtaaggaatgtgggaaagcctttagccAGTGCTCAACCCTCACTGTCCATCAGAggattcatactggagagaagctCTATAAATGTGGTGAGTGTGAGAAGGCCTTCAGTTGTAGAGCAAAACTTCACAGACACCAAAGAAcccatactggtgagaaaccctataaatgtgtTGACTGTGGGAAAGGCTACAGCCAGTGTACATCCCTGGCTGAGCACCAGAGGCTTCACACTGGAGAACAAGTGTGTAAATGCTTGGAATGTGGGAGAACTTTCACACGCATCTCAACCCTTTTTGAACATCAGCGAATTCATACTGGACAGAAACCCTATCAATGTAATGAGTGTGGGAAAACCTTCAACCAGTATTCGTCTTTTAATGAACATCGGAAAATGCATACTGGGGAGAAACTTTATACATGTGGacagtgtgggaaagcctttggTTGCAAATCCAACCTTTATAGGCATCAGAggattcacactggagagaaaccctatcaGTGTAATCAgtgtggaaaagctttcagtcagTATTCATTTCTGACGGAACATGAGAGaatccatactggagagaaactcTATAAATGTatggaatgtgggaaagcctacAGTTACAGATCAAACCTTTGTAGACACAAAAAAGttcacaataaagaaaaactctATAAATGGAAGGAATATGGGATCAGAGATTTCTTAGAGGAGATAAGCCATGTGAGGTTTAATTCGTCTCTCAAATAA